In Sulfitobacter sp. OXR-159, one DNA window encodes the following:
- the urtA gene encoding urea ABC transporter substrate-binding protein: MRLSTKRTLTATAALLIAGSAASAECEDPIKVGVLHSLSGTMAISETTLKDTMELLITQQNAAGGLLDCEIEAVVVDPASDWPLFAEKARELLTVSEVDVIFGSWTSVSRKSALPVLEELNGLMFYPVQYEGEESSRNVFYTGAAPNQQAIPATDYFLEELGVEKFALLGTDYVYPRTTNNILEQYLLDKGIPKENIFVNYTPFGHSDWSTIVADVVELGADGSQVGVISTINGDANIGFYKELAAAGISADDIPVVAFSVGEEELSGLDTADLVGHLAAWNYFQSAESDANDEWVAAWKEAMGEDRVTNDPMEAHYIGFNMWVNAVTEAGTTDVDAVRAAMYGQEFPNLTGGTAVMLPNHHLAKPVLIGEITSDGQFDIISQTEEVPGDAWTDFLPESAVLVSDWKELECGMYNTETKTCVQLTSNY, from the coding sequence ATGAGACTTTCCACCAAACGCACACTTACTGCGACCGCTGCCCTATTGATCGCAGGTTCAGCCGCCAGCGCGGAATGCGAGGACCCGATCAAGGTTGGCGTGCTGCACTCTCTGTCCGGCACGATGGCCATTTCCGAGACGACGTTGAAAGACACGATGGAGCTTTTGATCACGCAACAAAACGCTGCGGGCGGTCTGTTGGATTGCGAAATCGAAGCCGTTGTCGTGGATCCCGCCTCGGATTGGCCTTTGTTCGCCGAAAAGGCGCGCGAGCTTCTGACCGTGTCCGAGGTGGATGTCATCTTCGGCTCCTGGACATCTGTTTCGCGCAAATCCGCATTGCCTGTTCTGGAAGAGTTGAACGGCCTGATGTTCTACCCGGTTCAGTATGAGGGCGAGGAAAGCTCGCGCAACGTGTTCTATACCGGCGCGGCCCCGAATCAGCAGGCGATCCCTGCGACCGATTATTTCCTGGAGGAACTGGGCGTCGAGAAATTTGCTCTGCTCGGCACAGACTATGTCTATCCCAGAACCACCAACAATATCCTTGAACAGTACCTTTTGGACAAGGGCATCCCCAAGGAAAACATCTTCGTTAACTATACACCCTTCGGGCATTCGGACTGGTCCACCATTGTGGCGGATGTGGTCGAACTGGGGGCGGATGGCTCTCAGGTGGGCGTGATCTCGACCATCAACGGCGACGCGAATATCGGCTTTTACAAGGAGTTGGCGGCTGCCGGTATCTCGGCTGATGACATCCCGGTCGTGGCATTTTCGGTCGGGGAAGAAGAGCTTTCGGGCCTCGATACCGCTGACCTTGTCGGCCACCTCGCGGCGTGGAACTACTTTCAATCCGCAGAATCCGATGCGAACGACGAATGGGTCGCCGCTTGGAAAGAGGCGATGGGCGAAGACCGCGTGACCAATGACCCGATGGAAGCCCATTATATCGGCTTCAACATGTGGGTGAATGCGGTCACCGAGGCGGGCACCACGGATGTGGATGCGGTGCGTGCGGCGATGTATGGGCAGGAATTCCCGAACCTCACCGGCGGGACGGCTGTCATGCTGCCCAATCACCACCTCGCCAAGCCTGTCTTGATTGGTGAAATCACCTCTGACGGCCAGTTCGACATCATCAGCCAGACCGAAGAGGTGCCCGGCGATGCATGGACGGACTTCCTGCCTGAATCGGCTGTTCTGGTCTCCGATTGGAAAGAACTTGAGTGCGGCATGTACAATACCGAAACCAAAACCTGCGTTCAGTTGACCTCGAACTACTAA
- a CDS encoding bifunctional sulfate adenylyltransferase/adenylylsulfate kinase: MMPSNLAPIPELYVSYESSQKLKIEAGNLVSLDLTPRQICDLELLMNGGFNPLKGFLSEEDYDGVVENMRLADGSLWPMPINLDVSEAFAEKLELGQDIALRDQEGVILATMTITDRWTPNKAREAEKVFGADDDAHPAVNYLHNQAGNVYLGGPVTGIQQPVHYDFRARRDTPNELRAYFRKLGWRRVVAFQTRNPLHRAHQELTFRAAREAQANLLIHPVVGMTKPGDVDHFTRVRCYEAVLDKYPAATTSMSLLNLAMRMAGPREAVWHGLIRKNHGCTHFIVGRDHAGPGKNSAGEDFYGPYDAQDLFRAHQEEMGIEMVDFKHMVWVQERAQYEAMDEIEDKDSVTILNISGTELRRRLREGLEIPEWFSFPEVVKELRRTSPPRSKQGFTVFFTGFSGSGKSTIANALMVKLMEMGGRPVTLLDGDIVRKNLSSELGFSKEHRDLNIRRIGYVASEITKNGGIAICAPIAPYATTRRAVREDVENFGAFVEVHVATSIEECERRDRKGLYKLAREGKIKEFTGISDPYDVPQNAELVLETENVEVDNCAHQVLLKLENMGLIAD; the protein is encoded by the coding sequence ATGATGCCCAGCAACCTTGCGCCGATCCCCGAACTCTATGTCTCTTACGAGTCTTCGCAGAAACTCAAGATCGAAGCCGGCAATTTGGTGAGCCTTGATCTCACCCCGCGTCAGATCTGCGATCTGGAGCTTTTGATGAACGGCGGTTTCAACCCGCTCAAAGGTTTCCTGTCCGAGGAAGACTATGACGGCGTGGTCGAGAACATGCGGCTGGCCGATGGCAGCCTCTGGCCCATGCCGATCAACCTCGACGTCAGCGAAGCCTTCGCCGAAAAGCTGGAACTGGGTCAGGACATCGCCCTGCGCGACCAAGAGGGCGTGATCCTTGCGACCATGACCATCACCGACCGTTGGACCCCAAACAAGGCACGGGAGGCCGAGAAGGTCTTTGGCGCGGATGACGACGCGCATCCGGCGGTGAACTATCTGCACAACCAAGCGGGCAACGTCTATCTCGGCGGTCCGGTGACCGGCATCCAGCAGCCCGTGCACTATGATTTCCGTGCCCGTCGCGACACGCCTAACGAGCTGCGCGCCTATTTCCGCAAGCTGGGCTGGCGCCGCGTGGTGGCCTTCCAAACCCGCAACCCGCTGCACCGCGCGCACCAGGAACTCACCTTCCGTGCCGCCCGTGAGGCGCAGGCCAACCTGCTGATCCATCCGGTCGTCGGCATGACTAAACCGGGCGATGTCGATCACTTCACCCGCGTGCGCTGCTATGAGGCGGTGCTCGACAAATACCCTGCCGCCACCACCTCGATGAGCCTTTTGAACCTCGCCATGCGCATGGCTGGCCCGCGTGAGGCCGTCTGGCACGGGCTGATCCGCAAGAACCACGGCTGCACACATTTCATCGTGGGTCGCGACCACGCTGGCCCCGGCAAGAACTCCGCCGGTGAAGATTTCTATGGCCCCTATGACGCGCAGGACCTCTTCCGCGCGCATCAAGAGGAAATGGGCATCGAAATGGTCGATTTCAAACATATGGTCTGGGTGCAGGAACGCGCTCAATATGAGGCCATGGATGAAATCGAGGACAAAGACAGCGTCACCATCCTGAACATCTCGGGCACCGAGCTGCGCCGCCGCCTGCGCGAAGGGCTGGAAATCCCTGAGTGGTTCTCCTTCCCCGAGGTCGTCAAGGAACTGCGCCGCACCTCGCCGCCGCGCTCGAAGCAGGGCTTTACCGTCTTCTTCACCGGTTTCTCCGGCTCGGGCAAATCCACCATCGCCAACGCGCTGATGGTCAAGCTGATGGAGATGGGCGGTCGCCCTGTGACGCTCCTAGATGGCGATATCGTGCGGAAAAACCTCAGCTCGGAACTGGGCTTCTCGAAAGAGCACCGCGACCTGAACATCCGCCGCATCGGCTATGTTGCAAGCGAGATCACCAAGAACGGCGGCATCGCCATCTGCGCGCCCATCGCGCCCTATGCCACCACCCGCCGCGCGGTGCGTGAGGATGTGGAGAACTTCGGCGCCTTCGTTGAGGTCCATGTCGCGACCTCGATTGAGGAATGCGAGCGCCGCGACCGCAAGGGGCTCTACAAGCTGGCGCGCGAAGGCAAGATCAAGGAGTTCACAGGCATTTCCGACCCCTATGACGTACCGCAGAACGCCGAACTGGTGCTGGAGACCGAGAATGTTGAGGTCGACAACTGTGCCCATCAGGTGCTGCTGAAGCTTGAGAACATGGGGCTGATCGCGGATTAA
- a CDS encoding IS3 family transposase (programmed frameshift), whose amino-acid sequence MKRTRFTDEQIIGILGEHEAGAKCADLCRKHGMSEGTFYNWKAKFGGMTVSEAKRLKTLDDENAKLKKLLAEQMLDLAAMKELVFKKVVTPAVKREAVAHLKALLGLSERRACRIAGADRKMVRYQAKRAPDTVLRGRLRDLANERRRFGYRRLFVLLRREGEPSGINRIYRLYREEGLAVRKRKARRKAVGTRVPILVEARPNARWSLDFVHDQFASGQRFRVLNVVDDVTRECLAAIPDTSISGRRVARELTALIERRGKPGMIVSDNGTELTSNAILRWCSEHRIEWHYIAPGKPMQNGFVESFNGRMRDELLNETMFRNLAHARVVIPAWATDYNTERPHSALNYQTPADYARTLTTAIARPDTRDESSACRAIAQPAPIGVNINRAQVTAG is encoded by the exons ATGAAGCGAACGAGATTCACGGACGAACAGATCATCGGCATCCTTGGCGAGCACGAAGCAGGCGCAAAATGCGCGGACTTGTGCCGCAAGCACGGCATGTCGGAAGGCACCTTTTATAACTGGAAGGCCAAATTCGGCGGCATGACGGTGTCTGAGGCCAAGCGGCTGAAGACGCTTGATGATGAGAACGCCAAGCTGAAGAAGCTGCTGGCCGAGCAGATGCTCGATCTGGCTGCAATGAAGGAACTGGTTT TCAAAAAAGTGGTGACGCCTGCCGTGAAGCGCGAGGCGGTCGCGCATCTGAAGGCCCTTCTCGGGCTATCGGAACGGCGGGCGTGCCGGATTGCCGGGGCGGACCGCAAGATGGTCCGCTACCAGGCTAAGCGTGCGCCGGACACGGTTCTACGCGGTCGGTTGCGGGATCTGGCCAATGAGCGTCGACGGTTCGGTTATCGGCGGCTCTTCGTGCTGCTGCGCCGCGAGGGCGAGCCCTCGGGGATCAACCGGATCTATCGGCTTTACCGCGAGGAAGGGCTGGCGGTGCGCAAGCGAAAGGCCCGACGCAAGGCTGTCGGGACACGGGTGCCAATCTTGGTCGAAGCACGGCCGAACGCACGTTGGTCATTGGATTTCGTCCACGACCAATTCGCCAGCGGCCAGCGCTTCCGGGTGCTCAACGTGGTCGACGATGTCACCCGGGAGTGCTTAGCGGCAATCCCGGATACCTCGATTTCGGGACGGCGTGTGGCACGCGAGCTGACGGCATTGATCGAGCGGCGCGGAAAGCCTGGCATGATTGTCAGCGATAATGGGACCGAACTAACCAGTAACGCGATCCTGCGCTGGTGTTCCGAGCATCGGATCGAATGGCACTACATCGCGCCGGGCAAGCCCATGCAGAACGGCTTCGTCGAAAGCTTTAACGGGCGGATGCGCGACGAGCTACTTAACGAGACCATGTTCCGCAACCTGGCACATGCCCGCGTCGTGATCCCCGCATGGGCCACCGACTACAACACCGAACGCCCGCATTCGGCCTTGAATTACCAGACCCCGGCCGACTACGCGCGGACCCTGACCACCGCAATCGCCCGCCCCGATACGCGAGATGAAAGCTCCGCGTGTCGGGCGATTGCTCAACCTGCGCCAATCGGCGTAAACATCAATCGGGCTCAAGTCACAGCTGGATGA
- a CDS encoding IS110 family transposase gives MAGQKGFEVVCMEARQVSAALSPMRNKTDKTDAKGIAQILRTGWFSPVHMKGREAHGLRALLSTRKALLQKTMDLANEVRGLLKIFGVRLPRTVKHGSFDGLVRPMIELDDVLAHSIIPLLDARAALFQHYLKLNRRVKRAASQDEVCMRMMTVPGVGPIAALTFKAAVDDPNRFKRSRTVAAHFGLTPTRFQSGEHDNPGRISKAGDRDVRATLNAAANALLMRTMAGSQIKSWGMRLMRTKGRRCAVVAVARKLAVLLHRMWIDGSEFRQEQVGGTA, from the coding sequence GTGGCAGGTCAAAAAGGCTTCGAAGTCGTATGCATGGAAGCTCGGCAAGTAAGTGCCGCCTTATCTCCGATGCGAAACAAAACCGACAAGACAGATGCAAAGGGCATTGCCCAAATCCTACGAACAGGCTGGTTCAGTCCGGTCCATATGAAGGGCCGAGAAGCCCACGGGCTGAGGGCGCTATTGAGCACGCGAAAAGCTTTGCTCCAGAAGACAATGGATCTGGCCAACGAGGTTCGCGGTCTGCTGAAAATCTTCGGCGTACGATTGCCCCGAACAGTGAAACACGGATCTTTTGATGGCTTGGTACGGCCGATGATCGAGTTGGACGACGTCCTTGCGCATTCGATCATTCCATTGCTCGACGCGCGGGCGGCTTTGTTCCAACACTACCTCAAGCTGAATCGGCGCGTGAAACGTGCAGCGTCTCAAGACGAGGTTTGCATGCGCATGATGACCGTTCCAGGTGTTGGGCCAATTGCAGCACTGACATTCAAGGCGGCCGTTGATGATCCAAACCGCTTCAAGCGTTCGCGTACAGTTGCTGCGCACTTTGGCCTGACGCCAACGCGCTTTCAGTCAGGGGAGCACGACAATCCTGGCCGAATTTCAAAGGCAGGAGATCGAGATGTTCGTGCAACTCTTAATGCTGCTGCCAACGCATTGCTGATGCGAACGATGGCAGGGTCACAGATTAAATCATGGGGCATGCGATTGATGCGCACCAAAGGTCGCCGATGCGCAGTTGTTGCCGTCGCCCGCAAACTTGCTGTTCTACTCCACCGTATGTGGATCGACGGCAGTGAATTCCGTCAGGAACAAGTTGGAGGCACGGCATGA
- a CDS encoding IS630 family transposase: MRRHDICLYLGPADRTELQALISNRNTARKLVWRAEIVLATADGHGTFEIMRRAGTSKPTVWRWQQRYLDEGVAGLKRDKTRPSRVPPLPVETRLKVIAKTVQETPPNATHWSRALMAEAMGISPSSVGRIWAEAGLKPHLTKGFKVSNDPKFEEKVTDIVGLYLDPPDRAVVLCVDEKSQIQALDRTQPGLPLKKGRAATVTHDYKRHGTTTLFAALDVKSGTVIGDCMPRHRAQEFLKFLRQIDKAVPTRRDVHLVLDNYATHKTPEVKAWLEKHPRFKLHFTPTSASWLNLVERFFAEITSRRIRRGSYSSVDDLEAAIYDYLAHHNEKPRPFKWTKTAEDILTRERRALDKLDETRGNR, translated from the coding sequence ATGAGACGCCATGACATCTGCCTTTACCTTGGCCCCGCCGACCGTACTGAGCTTCAAGCCCTGATCAGCAACCGCAACACTGCGCGCAAGCTTGTCTGGCGGGCCGAGATCGTCCTGGCCACAGCGGACGGTCATGGCACGTTCGAGATTATGCGACGCGCGGGCACGTCGAAACCCACGGTCTGGCGCTGGCAGCAGCGGTATCTCGATGAGGGCGTGGCCGGTCTCAAGCGTGACAAGACGCGACCCTCGCGGGTGCCGCCTTTGCCCGTGGAAACAAGGCTGAAGGTGATCGCCAAGACGGTGCAGGAAACCCCGCCCAATGCAACGCACTGGAGCCGCGCGCTAATGGCCGAAGCCATGGGCATCTCGCCGTCGAGCGTCGGCCGCATCTGGGCAGAAGCTGGCTTGAAGCCGCATCTCACGAAGGGGTTCAAGGTCTCGAACGACCCAAAGTTCGAGGAGAAGGTCACCGATATCGTCGGGCTCTACCTCGACCCGCCAGACCGTGCCGTGGTGCTCTGCGTCGATGAGAAATCCCAGATCCAGGCGCTGGATCGCACCCAGCCCGGACTGCCGCTCAAGAAGGGCCGTGCCGCGACCGTAACGCACGATTACAAACGCCATGGCACGACCACGCTGTTTGCTGCGCTGGATGTGAAATCAGGCACCGTCATTGGCGATTGCATGCCACGCCATCGTGCGCAGGAGTTCCTGAAATTCCTCCGACAGATCGACAAGGCTGTGCCCACGCGGCGCGATGTGCATCTGGTGCTCGACAACTACGCCACCCACAAGACGCCTGAGGTAAAGGCCTGGCTCGAAAAGCATCCGCGCTTCAAGCTGCACTTCACGCCCACCAGCGCGTCATGGCTGAACCTGGTGGAGCGCTTCTTTGCCGAGATCACATCAAGGCGCATCCGGCGCGGCAGCTATTCCAGCGTCGATGATCTTGAGGCCGCGATCTACGACTATCTGGCCCACCACAACGAGAAGCCAAGGCCCTTCAAATGGACCAAAACCGCAGAGGATATCCTCACCCGGGAACGTCGCGCGCTGGACAAGCTCGATGAAACTCGCGGAAACAGGTAG
- a CDS encoding IS1380-like element IS1247 family transposase — MDHPEGAGLQRADRVDFDPRVRLEFRGTQLSSDGGLLVMRELDDALGLSDLASAALRDTRSGKNTVHRLDGLFRQSVFGRLAGYEDVNDANRLACDPVMRQVVGGRAVDAQAASASQMGRFETETLALAGNRAALADLNGQWIDRFHDRNGLKYIVLDMDSSVSPTHGDQEGSAWNGHFDCSCYHPNFLFNQFGMLERCALRHGNVHSADGWRDVLDPVIARYAERDLGGRFFRADAAYAIPAIYERLEEARFFYAIRLPANAVLKDKIAHRLTRPVGRPSLTKVKRFFEEFEYQAASWDKERRVIAKIEWHPGELFPRVGFIVTNLPMEPDWVVRFYNQRGTAEQHIKEGKYAFRWTRLSCRKFRDNEVRLQLHALAYNLATFLRCIELPEAMADWSLTSLQLKLIKIGARVVRHARTITFQLAEVAVTGTMVRAILAAIRRLRAPPLCA, encoded by the coding sequence ATGGATCACCCAGAGGGTGCGGGCTTGCAACGGGCAGATCGGGTGGATTTCGACCCTCGCGTGCGGCTGGAATTTCGCGGCACGCAGCTCAGTTCCGACGGCGGCCTTCTGGTGATGCGCGAGCTTGATGACGCGCTCGGGTTGTCCGATTTGGCGTCAGCGGCGCTGCGCGATACTCGCTCTGGCAAGAACACGGTCCATCGGCTCGACGGCCTGTTCCGGCAATCAGTCTTTGGGCGGCTGGCCGGATACGAGGATGTCAACGACGCCAACCGTCTCGCCTGCGATCCGGTCATGCGCCAAGTTGTCGGCGGCAGAGCGGTCGATGCACAAGCGGCCTCGGCATCGCAGATGGGACGGTTCGAGACCGAGACGCTGGCTCTGGCCGGGAACCGTGCCGCGCTGGCCGACCTGAACGGGCAATGGATCGACCGGTTCCATGACCGTAACGGGCTGAAGTACATCGTTCTGGACATGGACAGCTCGGTCAGCCCGACCCATGGCGACCAGGAAGGGTCCGCCTGGAATGGCCATTTCGACTGTAGCTGCTATCACCCCAACTTTCTGTTCAACCAGTTCGGGATGCTGGAACGCTGCGCCCTGCGCCATGGCAACGTCCACAGCGCCGATGGCTGGCGTGATGTTCTCGACCCCGTCATTGCGCGCTACGCGGAGCGCGACCTTGGTGGCAGGTTCTTCCGGGCCGATGCTGCCTACGCGATCCCGGCGATCTATGAGCGATTGGAAGAAGCGCGGTTCTTCTACGCCATCCGGCTGCCCGCAAACGCGGTCCTCAAGGACAAGATCGCGCATCGGCTAACGCGCCCTGTCGGGCGGCCGTCACTGACCAAGGTCAAGCGGTTCTTCGAGGAATTCGAGTATCAGGCGGCGTCCTGGGACAAGGAACGCCGGGTGATCGCCAAGATCGAATGGCATCCGGGCGAACTGTTCCCGCGTGTCGGCTTCATCGTCACCAACCTGCCGATGGAGCCGGACTGGGTGGTGCGGTTCTACAACCAGCGCGGCACCGCCGAGCAGCACATCAAAGAGGGCAAATACGCCTTTCGCTGGACGCGGCTGTCGTGCCGGAAGTTCCGCGACAATGAGGTGCGGCTGCAACTGCACGCCCTGGCGTACAACCTGGCCACCTTCTTGCGCTGCATCGAGCTGCCCGAAGCCATGGCCGACTGGTCGTTGACCAGCCTGCAACTGAAGCTGATCAAGATCGGGGCACGTGTGGTCCGTCACGCCCGCACCATCACCTTCCAGCTGGCCGAGGTCGCTGTCACCGGCACGATGGTACGCGCCATCCTCGCCGCTATCCGCCGATTGCGAGCGCCACCGCTATGCGCATGA
- a CDS encoding DEAD/DEAH box helicase, whose translation METTINDMVSSIERLSMASRDPNDSNKRKHNLLMSLEQQIASVIPEGEVSTDDNEMLEVPNAVVSQIIKLDCRPIGLGDDKIEKLREIIRLAKDFIGASSSVSRSFEPFFAGTRQIVAGTCVGLGRRSLGLTTTPFDLVIVDEAARCTASELLVPLQASRWTVMVGDHAQLQPHHEPAVVERVSRELKLKRSDILVSDFERVFCSPYAETGGFSLQRQYRMLPAINQIVSKTFYPGLNLSAGRHEPVLPPSVLEKILENEVAWVETDSLGKAGYETSPKGSSSKVNEAEADAIVGLIEKWVADDTVARWLESQTDYEAGIGVICMYAAQRDLLKRKLNMSCASRYLNKGLKVGTVDSYQGKENPIVILSLVRNNKNGLVVNGERSIREGFLIAPNRINVAFSRAMDRLFIVGNRNAWRPGTPIASAASEFSELASQGRATVISADTLIDRSIGNVEQEG comes from the coding sequence GTGGAAACCACAATCAACGATATGGTGAGTTCGATTGAACGATTATCAATGGCTTCACGTGATCCCAACGACTCAAATAAGCGGAAGCATAATTTGTTGATGTCTCTGGAGCAACAGATCGCATCGGTTATTCCAGAAGGAGAAGTTAGCACAGACGATAACGAAATGTTGGAAGTTCCAAACGCTGTCGTTTCTCAAATCATTAAGTTAGACTGCAGACCTATTGGTCTCGGGGACGACAAAATTGAAAAGCTACGCGAAATCATACGCCTTGCGAAGGATTTTATTGGAGCTAGCTCGTCTGTGTCTAGAAGTTTTGAACCCTTCTTTGCAGGCACGCGCCAGATAGTCGCGGGAACTTGCGTAGGGCTAGGTCGTCGCTCTTTGGGGCTAACCACTACGCCTTTTGACCTTGTTATTGTTGACGAGGCAGCGCGGTGTACAGCTAGCGAACTGCTCGTGCCGCTTCAAGCCTCGCGATGGACAGTCATGGTCGGTGACCACGCTCAGCTTCAACCTCACCACGAGCCAGCCGTCGTCGAAAGGGTTTCTAGAGAACTTAAGCTGAAGCGAAGCGATATACTGGTATCAGATTTCGAGCGGGTGTTTTGTTCACCATATGCCGAAACTGGTGGATTCAGTTTGCAGCGCCAATACAGAATGTTACCGGCAATCAATCAAATTGTTTCTAAGACTTTCTATCCTGGATTAAACCTTTCGGCCGGACGCCACGAACCAGTGCTCCCACCAAGTGTGCTTGAAAAGATCTTGGAGAATGAAGTCGCTTGGGTAGAGACGGATAGCTTGGGGAAGGCGGGATATGAAACCAGCCCAAAGGGAAGCTCCAGTAAAGTCAATGAAGCTGAAGCTGATGCCATCGTAGGACTCATCGAAAAGTGGGTTGCTGACGATACCGTTGCCAGATGGCTCGAAAGTCAAACCGATTATGAAGCGGGAATTGGGGTAATTTGCATGTACGCAGCACAGCGCGACCTCCTAAAGCGAAAATTGAATATGTCGTGTGCCAGTAGGTATTTGAATAAAGGTCTAAAGGTGGGGACCGTAGACAGCTACCAAGGTAAGGAGAACCCAATCGTCATACTCTCATTGGTTCGAAACAACAAAAACGGTTTAGTTGTGAACGGAGAACGATCTATACGGGAAGGGTTCTTGATTGCCCCAAACAGAATTAATGTTGCATTTAGTCGCGCGATGGATCGATTGTTTATCGTAGGAAATAGGAATGCGTGGCGCCCCGGGACTCCAATTGCAAGCGCCGCATCAGAGTTTTCAGAGCTGGCCTCGCAAGGCCGAGCAACAGTGATCAGCGCAGATACCTTAATTGACCGAAGCATCGGGAATGTAGAGCAAGAGGGTTGA
- a CDS encoding AAA domain-containing protein, whose amino-acid sequence MDVRQSRRDCVYVDSFWEKASLRIEAGTRLRFESFFTSESLKRRKDAVDKVLQGSGRTADLVSAFDPQRNSIPTNFSWVPDNDLIASYQLNEEQELALRGVISKRPLSLVQGPPGTGKTRFIAALAHYALTHGLARSVLLSSQSHEAVNTAIEGVIKHFANEGEKPSVFRVGANTVDATGELQQYFARNLEQSLKDRFSASFKDRIRIAGKSLVL is encoded by the coding sequence TTCCTTTTGGGAAAAGGCCAGCTTGAGGATTGAAGCCGGAACACGCTTGCGGTTTGAAAGCTTCTTCACGTCGGAAAGCTTGAAGCGTCGCAAAGATGCCGTTGATAAAGTACTACAAGGCAGCGGACGTACGGCCGACTTGGTCTCCGCTTTTGATCCCCAGAGAAACTCTATACCAACCAACTTTTCATGGGTCCCAGATAATGACCTGATTGCGTCCTATCAATTGAACGAGGAACAAGAACTGGCATTGAGGGGTGTGATTTCAAAGAGGCCATTGAGCCTTGTCCAAGGCCCCCCTGGAACTGGCAAGACGCGGTTTATTGCCGCCCTTGCTCATTATGCCCTTACTCATGGGCTAGCGCGAAGCGTCTTGTTAAGTAGCCAATCCCATGAAGCCGTTAACACTGCTATTGAAGGTGTAATAAAGCATTTTGCCAATGAGGGGGAGAAGCCAAGTGTCTTCCGGGTGGGTGCAAATACAGTGGACGCCACGGGCGAACTTCAACAGTATTTCGCACGAAATTTGGAGCAATCTCTCAAAGATCGGTTTTCGGCTTCCTTTAAAGACCGAATTCGTATCGCTGGAAAATCGCTAGTGCTCTGA